From Herbaspirillum sp. WKF16:
AGAATTTCACAAGATACTCCTCGCTCTTCAAGGTAGTTCGCGGCATGCAGCGCTTCGATTGTCATGTAGGACATACTCACAATCGTAATATCGCCGCCTTCGCGGGCGATTCGCAAGGGACCTATCTCTACACGTGCGTCGCCCTCGGGCACCTCACCTATAGTGTTATGCAACCAGCGATGTTCAATGAAGACTACCGGATTGGGATCGAAAATTGAGGCCAGCAATAGCCCCTTGGCATCAGCGGGAGACGATGGCATGACCACCTTGAGCCCGGGAATATGGGCAAACCATGCCTGAAGGTTTTGTGAATGCGTAGGACCTTGCCCCCACCCGCGGCCAAGAATCAGGCGAATGGTGATCGGTACAGAACGCTGTCCGTCAAACATGTAGAACCACTTGGCCGCATTGTTGACCAATTGGTCCATCGCCAGCAAAAAGAAATCCAGCCTTTGGTGACACATGACTGGACGAATCCCATTGAGCGAAGCTCCGATAGCGACACCTGTCATGGCATTTTCGGAGAGCGGCATGTCGAACACGCGGTCGTTGCCGAACCGCTCCTGTAACCCCAGCGTCGTACCGAAAATACCTTTGGGATCGTCAGTACCAAGGCCATAACAAATGACATTGTCATCGGCAGCAAGCGCGATTTGCAGAGCTTCATTGATCGCTTTGGAAAAACTCAATTGCCTCGATGTAGCTTGATTTGATTCACGCATAGATTCTTGTATGAGCATCTCCCGCGTCCGGAAAGGGAGATTCGATCGCAAAGTGGAAGGCAGCCTCGGTTTCTCTCTGAATCGAGTCTTCGACGGATGCGATCTGTTCGTCGGTGAGCAAGCCTTCCAACAAGAGCTTCTGGCGCTGACGCGCTATCGGTTCCAGTGCACGGTTCTTAAGATATTCCTGCTCCGTCCGGTAACCGATATCATTATCGAAATTCGGCCCGCAATGCTCACGCCAACGATAGGTGTCGAACTCCAAAAAGCGAGGACCACCTCCTTCGCGGATTTGGGCAATGGCTGACTCAATCAGACCAAACACGGTTTCGACATCGTTGCCATCGCCATGGGCAGCATCTACGCCAATGGCCTGAGCCAATTCGAATATTCGCCGCCCCACAGGCTGGCGCACGTGCAATGGCGAGTAGACCGAATAAAGATTATTTTCGCAAATGAACAGCACCGGCAATTTTCTTACGGCAGCAAAATTGAGAGACTCGAAAAAGACACCTGTCTCAACCGCCCCGTCGCCCAAGAAGACGCAACTTACTTGGTCGCCGCCGGAAAGTTTAATCGACAAGCCCAGACCGACACCGACCGGAATTGTATTGCCGACAATCGCTGTGCTTCCCATGAAACCGACCGATTCGTCGATCAGATGCATAGATCCGCCACGCCCACCTGCACAACCCGTTTTCTTGCCGTAAATTTCAGCAAGCATTGCGGGCAGATCACCGCCCTTACCTAGATAATGTCCATGGGCTCGATGGCCACTGACAGCGAAATCGCTGCGCCTCAGCGCCAGGCCGGCTGCCGTAGAAACGGCCTCCTGTCCACTGCACAAGTGCACAGGGCAGCGCATGGCCTGCTCGGCATAGCGAGCACTGATTGCCTCTTCCACATGCCGGATGCGCATCATACCGAACAGCAACTGGCGAGCAATGTCCGGCGTCATGGAATGAACCAATAATAGTCGCCCGTATATCCGACCTCGTCGAAGAATGCCTTCCATTCGTCGACATGCATTATTGTTTGCGCAGTCAGATTCCAGGCATACATCCGCTTCTTTTCTTCATCGGTGCGATATGCGTCGACCGTTATATAGGAATGTCCTTTGCTGACGCGCTCGATCTCTCGCAAGGCGCGTGCGCAATCGTCCCTGCCCAAGTTATGGATCGTATTGATCGAGATGACCACGTCGAAAGAATCATTGGGAAACTCCAGATTTCGCGCGTCTCCGACCTGCACATACGGACGCATGTCCTCAATGGCGTTTTCGACAGCGTACGAGGATATGTCGATGCCCTTGACCACGATGCCGGGAATCAGCTCGGCCAGATCATGCATCATGAACCCCTTTGCGCATCCCACATCCAACACAGAGCTGGCGCCAGACAATCCGAAATGCTCCTGAAAAGTCGGAATTACCGGCTGCCAGAACCGCGGAAAATAATTGAATCCCCCGTACCCGACTCGTCGATCACCGTCGAAGAAATCGCGACCGAATTGACGCGCCAGTGCGCGATCGGCCTCCGTTTTTTCATTTCCGCGCTCTTCGACATTACGCTTGGCTTTGGGATAATTGACTAGCAGATCGATTTCTTGCTTCAAAATTGACTCCGTTATGGCTTATGGATGTAATTCATTTCTTGCTGCGACAGTACATCAAAGTGCTCATCCACCCATTTGATAACCTCGTCAATGCCTTCTTCGAGCTGTACATGATCTTTCCACTTTAGAGTAGTCCGAAGTTTGGAACTATCCAGCAGATAGGCGGCATCCTTGCCTAGCCGTTCTCCGACGACTTCAACATGCTTATCGAAGTCCACGTTCATGCGCTCGCAGATCATTTCCACGAGGGCCCGGATAGTGATGGCCCGCTGCGTGGAAATATGATAGACCTGTCCGTCCACACCGTCGCGCGCAATCTTAAGCGTTGCATCCGACACGTCGTCGATGTGAATGAAGGAACGGCTAGATACTCCTCCACCATGCAATTGGATTTTTTTACCCAGTCGAATGAACAATACCGTGCGGGGAATGATGCGATATAACTGCTGACCTGGTCCGTACACGTTGGCCGCACGAGTCCACACCACAGGAAAGCGGTAAGCAGCATGGAATGTGCGAAGGCTCATGTCGGCCGCGGCACGTGACACCGCGTAGGGAGTGCTCGGATTGAAATTCGTTTCTTCACCCACGAAACCCGTACAACTGCCATATACCTCTGGAGTCGAGATATGAACATACCTGTCTAGGAACGTGAAATGCCTAAGTCGATCATGCAACCGGACTGTCGATACCACATTGGTCTGAAACCAGTGATCGGGGTTTTGCCAACTCTCGGCAACCATGCTCTGGGCCGCGAAATTGACCACGTAACGCGGCTTGATCTCGGCGATCAGATTAATGATCCCTTCAAGATCCTGATTAAGGTCGAGCCGTCGAAATTGGAAATCAGGTTGTGCCCCGCCCCACCGATATGGAAGAAATGCATCCGTCGGCTCATCGGAGCGGCTCACCCCGACTACGCGGGAACCTTCCTTAAGCGCCGCGAAGCAAAAGCTGGAACCGGAGAATGAATTGGATCCTATGACGAAGAAAGTATCTCGCATTTCAACTGACAGTCTTGGCTGGTAAAGGATTTTCACAAAGCCATTGCATGATCATGTGACCCAAGATGACTTGCATGTCTTCCGCGATCTGCATGTCATCAATCGCGAAATGAATCGGCAAATCCGCCAAGCCAAGGGCGCGGCCACCGCTATAGCCAAGAAGGGCGCAGGATTTAACACCCATGACCCTGGCTTGTTCAAGCACCTTGACAATATTGGGAGAGTTTCCGCTCCCAGATAACACAATCAGCAGATCATCTGCGTGCGCCTGTACCGCGAGCTGCTCAGAATAAATGTTGTCGTAACCAATATCATTGGCCAAACAGGTCAACACCGCAGGATTGGCTGACAACGACAAAACTCGCATGCCCCCGCCGGTGCGTTTTGCAATACCATACAAGAAATCGTTGGCCAGATGATTGGCATTGCCGGCACTGCCGCCGTTACCGCAAAAAAACACCTGCCGGCCATTCATCCAACATTGCCGCATCTCTTGGGCCAACTGCGCCGCACCGGACCAATCCGTTTCATCAAGCAGTTTTTGCAGGCGAGACGCGTATTGCCTGAAGGTGTGTGTATCCAGATTCGGCGCAAGCATCACGGCACTCATGCTTTGGGCGCCAGGACGGTTTGCTCCATCCACTTTAGGTTGTAATAGCGATCTTCGTCCTTTAACTCCCCACCGCGATATTTATCGATGATTTCCGTGATCGCCATCTCCACAGACTTGGATGGTTTGAATCCGGTCGCCAGCAGCTTGTCGGAATTGACCCGATAAGAGCGAGGGTCGCTGGATTCGGTCACTACGATTTCCACTGGAATATGCCGCGCCACCATCTGCGCAATCTCCAGAATGGAAATATTCTCGAACCCGGCGTTATAGACACCGGTTAACTCGGGATGATCGATCAGATGCAAATACACGTCTGTAATGTCATCGATATGGATATTGGGACGAACCTGTGTGCCGCCGAACACTGTAATTTTCCCCTTCGACAGTGCTTGCATAGTCAACAAATTGACAGACACATCGAGCCGCATACGCGGTGAATACCCGCAAACCGTCGCCGGACGCACGATCTGGACAATCATGCGATCACGATAGCTCAGCAATACCGGTTCCGAAACCATCTTGGTCTTGTTGTATTCAGAAATTGGCTTGAGTTCAAGGTCTTCAGTAACTTGCGGCTCATTCTTGACGCCATAGACGCTGCCAGAAGAGGCATAGATGAACTGTTTGACTCCCTTACGCACCGCTTTATCCGCCAGTTGCATTGTGGCCAGCGCGCTGATTTCCCAAGTTAATTTTGGATCCAGATCTCCGCAAGGATCATTGGCCACTGACGATAGATGAATGATGATATCGACGCCGTCGAGAGAGATCGCATCTATATCTCGCACATCGCCTTTGATAATCGTCAAGCCAGGATGAGGCTGCAAATAGTTACCAAACCATTGGGCATCCAGCGCATGCACCTTATAGCCACGCGCCAATAATTTTGGAACCAGAACGGTTCCTTTGTAACCACATGCGCCTGTCACCAAAATCTTCATATATCCCCGTTTATCGACCAGTGAAACTTCGAAACGACGGAATTATATCGATGCGCCTGCCCCCCCCGTCCGATAAATAGAGCGCTCTATGCCCCCCAAAAGCAATTTTGGCCGGCACTACTCACGAAAATATTGCAATTTAAACATCATCGCATTTTTAGTTGCACCATGGAGATACTGAAATATCTGAATCGCTCGAATAAGCCATATCCCCCAAAAAAATGAGGCCATCCTTGGGCCTCATTTTTTCCCAGTGCGTGCGACCGGGCATTCGTCAATCTTGATTGTGCATCAGCTCAACCGCACTCGCCGCGGCGCTCGTGCCCCGGCGGGCAGTGATGGCCGTGGCGCTCGTAGCCATGGCGCGGTGGCGGCGCCGCCGGACGGGGCGGCGGACCGCCGCGCCAGCCGCCGCGATCCAGCTCCCAGCCGTGCGGGCCTTCATGCCAGACCGGCTGGGCGTAGGCATAGCCGCGGCGCTCGCGCACCCAGCGGCCGCTGCGCCAGTAGTGGGCATGGCCGTTCCAGTCCCAGTAGCCGGGCACCCAGACGTAGCCATGGCGCGGCGGCGGCAGGCGCTCGGCGCGCGGCGGCGGCGGCGCGCCGATGTTGATGTTGACGGAAACCTGGGCTTGCGCCTCAGGCAGCAAGGCGGCCGACGATGCGGCCGCCAGGACGATGGCGAGTATTATTTTTTTCATGATGTTCCATGATGCGGGTGAAGATACGGATGAGACCGGCCAACGCGCGGCGCGGTTCCTGAAGAGCCCCGTCGCGGTTGCCGCGAGACAATAACATCCTTCGCCGCCGCGCGCAGGCTTGAACTACAATCCGGAGATCCGTCCTTTCGCGCATCGCCATGACCGCCATCCGCCACTCTTCCCGAGACTGGGTGCTGAGCGCGCCGCAGTCGCCGCGCATGGAACGCATCGAGGCCTATTTCAGCGGCCGCGGCTACGACTTCCACCGCCATGACACCTACGCCATCGGCCGCACACTGGCCGGCGTGCAAAGCTTCCACTACCGGGGCGAGCTGCGCCACAGCATGCCGGGCGGCTCCATCATCCTGCATCCCGACGAGCTGCACGACGGCCAGGCCGGCCACCGCGACGGCTTTCGCTACCGCATGATCTACGTGCAGCCGGCCTTGCTGCAGCAAGCCCTGGGCGGGCGCGCGCTGCCCTACATCGAGACCGGCCTGTCGCAGGATCCGCGCCTGTTCCATACCATCGACACCCTGTTGCGCGGCATGGACCGCCGGCTCGACGACCAGGAGGAGGAAGACGCCCTCTACGACCTGGCGCAGGCCATGAGCGCGGTGGCCGGCACGCCCCGCGCACGCAGGTCCCTCGACTTCGCCGGCGCCGAACGGGCGCGTGAGCTGATCCTCGCCTCGCTGGAGCGCCAGGTCACGCTGGACGAGCTCAGCGCCGTCAGCGGCAACGACCGCTGGAGCCTGTCCCGGGATTTTCGCGCGCTGTACGGCACCAGCCCCTATCGCTATTTGACCATGCGCCGGCTGGAGCTGGCGCGCAGGATGGCGGCGGCAGGCGCCGACCTGGCTTCGGCGGCGGCGGCGGCGGGCTTCTCCGACCAGAGCCACATGACGCGCCACTTCGTGCGCGCCTACGGGCTGGCGCCCGGCGCCTGGCTGCGCATGCTCAGGGCGCGCGCACGCTGAGGCCGCTTGCGAAGTGCAAGCGCCAGAGTTGCACAATCGTTCAAGACGCGGCTTCGCGCGCCGCCTAGACTGGGCGCTTTCCATCGAAGGGAGCGCCCCATGCCTGCAACATCCACCCGCCGCCAAGCGGTCAACCTCGCCCATAAATTCTCGCTGTTCAGCGAACAGTGGTCGCAGAAGATCATCGCCGAGATGAACGACTACCAGTTCAAGCTGGCGCGCCTGCAAGGCGAATTCATCTGGCACACGCATGCCGACACCGACGAGGCCTTCATCGTGGTCGAGGGCGAACTGCGCATCGAGTTCCGCGACGGCGAGGTGACGCTGCGCACCGGCGAGATGTACGTCGTGCCCAAGGGACGCGAGCACAAGCCGGTGGCCGAAAGGGAGGTCAAGCTGTTGCTGGTCGAGCCGCGCGGCACGCCCAACACCGGCGACCAGGGCGGAGCGCGCACCACGCCGGGCGACGTCTGGATCTGAACCTTGCATGAAAAACGGCGCCCCGCATGGCGCCGTTTCTCATGCGGGAAGCGCTTCGCCTCAGCCGCCCCTGGCCGCCTTGAACATAGTCTTGATGCCGCGCACCGCCTGGCGGATGCGCGCCTCGTTCTCGATCAGCGCGAAACGCACGTACTCATCGCCGTACTCGCCGAAGCCGATGCCGGGCGAGACGCATACCTTGGCCTGCTCCATCAGTATCTTGGAGAACTCCAGCGAACCGAGGGCGCGATAGGGTTCCGGAATCCGCGCCCAGATGTACATCGAGGCCTTGGGCACGTCCACCATCCAGCCCGCTTCGTGCAGGCCCTTGACCAGCACGTTGCGGCGCTTCTCGTAGTTGGCGCGGATCTCTTCCACGCAAGACTGGTCGCCTTCCAGCGCGGCGATCGCGGCCACCTGCACCGGCGTGAAGCTGCCGTAGTCGTGGTAGCTCTTGATGCGCGCCAGCGCCGCCACCAGCTTGCTGTTGCCGACCATGAAACCGATCCGCCAGCCGGCCATGTTGTAGCTCTTGGAGAGCGTGAAGAACTCCACCGCGACGTCGCGCGCGCCGGGCACCTGCATGATGGACGGCGCCTTCCAGCCGTCGAAGGTGATATCGGCGTAGGCCAGGTCGTGCACCACCAGGATATTGTGCTCGCGCGCCAGCGCCACCACGCGCTCGAAGAACTCCAGCTCGACGCATTGCGCAGTCGGGTTGGAGGGGAAGCCCAGCACCATCATCTTGGGCTTGGGATAGCTCTCGCGCACCGCGCGCTCCAGCTCGGCGAAGAAGTCGACGTCCGGGCTCATGCGCACCGAACGGATATTGGCGCCGGCGATCACCGCGCCGTAGATGTGGATCGGGTAGCTGGGATTGGGCACCAGCACGGTGTCGCCCTTGTCCAGCGTGGCCAGCATGAGGTGCGCCAGGCCTTCCTTGGAGCCGATGGTGACGATGGCTTCGCTGTCGGGATCGAAGTCGACCTCGTAGCGCGACTTGTACCAGTGCGCGATCGCGCGGCGCAGGCGGGGGATGCCCTTGGAGGACGAATACCCGTGCGTGTCCGGTCGCTGCGCCACCTCCACCAGCTTGGCGACGATGTGCGGCGGCGTGGCGCCGTCCGGATTGCCCATGGACATGTCGATGATGTCCTCACCGCGACGGCGCGCGGCCATCTTGAGTTCGGCGGTGATGTTGAAGACGTAGGGCGGCAGCCGCTCGATGCGCGGGAAGCTGACCGGGATGGCGGTGCCGGAAGAAGCGGGAGAAGAAGCGGGAGAAGAAACGTCAGGCGTGCGCGAAGGGTCGCGCGAATCTGCGGATTGCGTCATGGTGGCTTTCACGTAAGCGCCCGGAACCGTCCGAGCGACGTTGGAACAGATGTTCCGCGAACGATTCTATGCGGGATCGTCCGCACGCACAATACGCGCACCGCATTTTCTTCAGCGCCGCGGGCGCATGCAAGGCAACGGCGCGGCGCCGACTGCGGCGCCGCGCGTTTCCTTCCCCTCCTCCCCACGGCATTCCCCTCGCGGCCGCGGCTCACTCGTACTTGCGCGCGTCCTCGATCACCTTGCCGTCGTTGGGCAGGCTGCCCGGGCCCACCAGCAATACCTCGCCGCGCAGCTTGGTCACCTCGCGCAGACTGCCGGCCACCGCGGACACGTCGACCGCAGGGTTCTCCGGGTCGCCGACTTCGCAGTGCAGCGTCATCACGTCGTTGGCCATCTCGCCGCTGACCACCAGGCGCGCGCGGATCAGGTCGCCATGGCGGCGCAACACATCGGCCACCTGCGAGGGATGCACGAACATGCCGCGCACCTTGGTGGTCTGGTCGGCGCGCCCCATCCAGCCCTTGATGCGGGTGTTGGTGCGCCCGCAGGGCGAGGCGTCGGCCATCACCGCCGAGAGGTCGCCGGTGCCGAAGCGGATCAGCGGATAGTCGGGATTGAACGAGGTCACCACCACCTCGCCCACCTCGCCCGCGGCCACCGGATCGCCGGTGCCGGGGCGCACGATCTCCAGGATCAGCTCCTCGTCCAGCACCATGCCGGGATGGACCGCCCCTTCGCTCATGGTTTCGTAGGCAATGTTGCCGATGTCGGCCGAGGCGTACAGCTGCAGCACCTGCGGCACGCCGTGCTCATGGAACCAGGCGCGCAACGACGGCGGCAAGGCCTCCGCGCTCACCAGCGCGCGCTGCACGCTGGAAATGTCGGCGCCGATCTCCTGCGCCTTCTCGATGATGATCTTGAGGAAGGACGGCGTGCCGACGTAAGCGTCGGGCTTCAATGCCGCCATCGCGTTGACCTGCAATTCGGTCTGGCCGATGCCGGCCGGGATCACCGCGCAGCCCAGCCTGGCCGCCGCGCCTTCGACCATGAAGGCGGCTGGCGTGAAATGGTAGGCGAAGCAGTTCTGCAGGATGTGGCCGGCCTGCAGGCCGAGCGCCTTCATCGGGCTGGCGAAGCGCCACCAGTCGGCGCCGTGCCCCTCCGGATCGTAGATCGGGCCGGGCGAGACGAACAGCCGCCGCAACTGCCTGGCCGGCGTGGTGTTCAGGCCGCCGAAGGGCGTCTCGCGCGTTTGCAGCGCCTTGAGATCGGACTTGCGCGTCACCGGCAAGCGCGCGAGATCGGCGCGTGAGCGCACCGCCCTGGCGTCGACGCCGTGCAGGATGCGCGCCCATCCGGGCGCTGCCTGCGCGCGCGCCAGCAATTGCGGCAGGCGCTGCATGAGCTGCTCTTCGCGCTGTTGCGCATCGCGCCGCTCCAGCGCGTCCAGTTCCGCCAGGATCTGGCTGGGATTGGCCATGTTACCCATATCGTCCCCTCGCCTCACGCCAGCCAGCGCTTGCGGCGGCGATAGAATTTCATGTCGCGGAAGTTCTTGCGGCCGGCGGCCGAGACGCCCAGGTAGAACTCCTTGACGTCCTCGTTATCCGACAGATCCTGCGCCGCCCCTTCCATCACCACCCGGCCGTTCTCCAGGATGTAGCCGAAGTCGGCGTAGCGCAGCGCCACCATGGTGTTCTGCTCGGCCAGCAGGAACGACACCTTCTCCTTGGTGTTCAAGTCCCTGACAATCTCGAAGATCTCTTCGACGATCTGCGGCGCCAGGCCCATCGAGGGCTCGTCCAGCAAGATCATCGAGGGCTTGGCCATCATGGCGCGGCCGATGGCCGTCATCTGCTGCTCGCCGCCGGAGGTGTAGCCCGACTGCGATTTGCGCCTGACCTTCAGGCGCGGGAAGTAGTCGTAGATCTTTTCCAGCTCCTGCTTCACCTCGGCGTTGCTGATGCCGCGCGTGTAGGCGCCGGTCAGCAGGTTCTCCTCCACCGTCAGGTGGCCGAAGCAGTGCCGCCCTTCCATCACCTGGATCACGCCGCGCTTGACCAGGTCGTTGGGCGTCATGCTGTCGACCCGCTCGCCGCGGAACTCGATGCTGCCCTTGGTGACGTCGCCGCGTTCGGCGCGCAGCAGGTTGGAGATGGCCTTGAGCGTGGTGCTCTTGCCGGCGCCGTTGGCGCCCAGGAGCGCCACGATCTTGCCCTCGGGCACGTCCAGGGAGACGCCTTTCAGGACCAGGATCACGTGGTCGTAGATGACCTCGATATTGTTGATCGACAGCGCCGTGCTGGTGTTGACATTCATGTTCATTCGCAATCCAAAAAAGCGCCGGCGGCGGTTGGGAGACGTGCAATACCGCCGGCGCAAGCGCCTACTTCATGCAGGCAGGAGTAATGCCCTTTTCCTTTGCGTATTTGGCAGCGGAAGCCTTGAACAGCGGGTGGATCAGGTTCTTGTTGCCCTCGATCCAGTCCGACACCAGCACCCACTTGGCGCCGTCCCACTGCTGGATCTTCACCTTGCCCGAACCCTCATGGTTGTCGCACGAGGTCTTGATCTCGGGCAGCAAGCCGGTCGCGCCGAGCTGCTGCAGGCGGGCATTGGTGATGTTCAGGTTCTCCAGGCCCCAGCGCACCTGCTCGCCGCTCATCACCTTGCCTTTGCCGAACTTGTCCTGCGCGGTGCGCACGCCCTCGACGGTGGCGATGGCCGCCGACACGCCGCGGTTGTACAGCACCGAGCCGAGCTTGTTCTTGTCCTGCATGTTGCCTTTGCCCGCGCCGTAGACCACCTTGTCGATGTCGGCGATCACCGGCACGTCGCGGCCGGCGACGTTCCAGGTGGCCGACAGGTAGCCCTTGGCGGCGTCCCCCGCGGGCACCGTGTCTTCCTCGGAGCCGGCCCACCAGGAACCGACGATCTTGTCGCGCGCGAAGCCGACCTTCTGCGCCGCCTTCAGCGCGGTCTGGTTCATCACGCCCCAGCCCCAGAAGATCACGTAGTCGGGGTTCTCCTGGCGGATGCGCAGCCACTGCGCGCCCTGCTCGTTGCCGGGGTGCGCCACCGGGATTTCCACCAGCTTGA
This genomic window contains:
- a CDS encoding alpha-ketoacid dehydrogenase subunit beta; translated protein: MLIQESMRESNQATSRQLSFSKAINEALQIALAADDNVICYGLGTDDPKGIFGTTLGLQERFGNDRVFDMPLSENAMTGVAIGASLNGIRPVMCHQRLDFFLLAMDQLVNNAAKWFYMFDGQRSVPITIRLILGRGWGQGPTHSQNLQAWFAHIPGLKVVMPSSPADAKGLLLASIFDPNPVVFIEHRWLHNTIGEVPEGDARVEIGPLRIAREGGDITIVSMSYMTIEALHAANYLEERGVSCEILDLRCVNPIDWPAIFASVEKTGKLLVLDTGAQTGSIAGEIVARVAMQRMSSLTAPPARLAMPDVPEPTSFGMTAGFYIRAGDVARQVLDMLQLDRADVAVRLAEPVPHDVPGSWFTGPF
- a CDS encoding thiamine pyrophosphate-dependent dehydrogenase E1 component subunit alpha; translation: MTPDIARQLLFGMMRIRHVEEAISARYAEQAMRCPVHLCSGQEAVSTAAGLALRRSDFAVSGHRAHGHYLGKGGDLPAMLAEIYGKKTGCAGGRGGSMHLIDESVGFMGSTAIVGNTIPVGVGLGLSIKLSGGDQVSCVFLGDGAVETGVFFESLNFAAVRKLPVLFICENNLYSVYSPLHVRQPVGRRIFELAQAIGVDAAHGDGNDVETVFGLIESAIAQIREGGGPRFLEFDTYRWREHCGPNFDNDIGYRTEQEYLKNRALEPIARQRQKLLLEGLLTDEQIASVEDSIQRETEAAFHFAIESPFPDAGDAHTRIYA
- a CDS encoding class I SAM-dependent methyltransferase, which codes for MKQEIDLLVNYPKAKRNVEERGNEKTEADRALARQFGRDFFDGDRRVGYGGFNYFPRFWQPVIPTFQEHFGLSGASSVLDVGCAKGFMMHDLAELIPGIVVKGIDISSYAVENAIEDMRPYVQVGDARNLEFPNDSFDVVISINTIHNLGRDDCARALREIERVSKGHSYITVDAYRTDEEKKRMYAWNLTAQTIMHVDEWKAFFDEVGYTGDYYWFIP
- a CDS encoding GDP-mannose 4,6-dehydratase — encoded protein: MKILYQPRLSVEMRDTFFVIGSNSFSGSSFCFAALKEGSRVVGVSRSDEPTDAFLPYRWGGAQPDFQFRRLDLNQDLEGIINLIAEIKPRYVVNFAAQSMVAESWQNPDHWFQTNVVSTVRLHDRLRHFTFLDRYVHISTPEVYGSCTGFVGEETNFNPSTPYAVSRAAADMSLRTFHAAYRFPVVWTRAANVYGPGQQLYRIIPRTVLFIRLGKKIQLHGGGVSSRSFIHIDDVSDATLKIARDGVDGQVYHISTQRAITIRALVEMICERMNVDFDKHVEVVGERLGKDAAYLLDSSKLRTTLKWKDHVQLEEGIDEVIKWVDEHFDVLSQQEMNYIHKP
- a CDS encoding SIS domain-containing protein; protein product: MSAVMLAPNLDTHTFRQYASRLQKLLDETDWSGAAQLAQEMRQCWMNGRQVFFCGNGGSAGNANHLANDFLYGIAKRTGGGMRVLSLSANPAVLTCLANDIGYDNIYSEQLAVQAHADDLLIVLSGSGNSPNIVKVLEQARVMGVKSCALLGYSGGRALGLADLPIHFAIDDMQIAEDMQVILGHMIMQWLCENPLPAKTVS
- a CDS encoding NAD-dependent epimerase/dehydratase family protein, which translates into the protein MKILVTGACGYKGTVLVPKLLARGYKVHALDAQWFGNYLQPHPGLTIIKGDVRDIDAISLDGVDIIIHLSSVANDPCGDLDPKLTWEISALATMQLADKAVRKGVKQFIYASSGSVYGVKNEPQVTEDLELKPISEYNKTKMVSEPVLLSYRDRMIVQIVRPATVCGYSPRMRLDVSVNLLTMQALSKGKITVFGGTQVRPNIHIDDITDVYLHLIDHPELTGVYNAGFENISILEIAQMVARHIPVEIVVTESSDPRSYRVNSDKLLATGFKPSKSVEMAITEIIDKYRGGELKDEDRYYNLKWMEQTVLAPKA
- a CDS encoding YXWGXW repeat-containing protein, which translates into the protein MKKIILAIVLAAASSAALLPEAQAQVSVNINIGAPPPPRAERLPPPRHGYVWVPGYWDWNGHAHYWRSGRWVRERRGYAYAQPVWHEGPHGWELDRGGWRGGPPPRPAAPPPRHGYERHGHHCPPGHERRGECG
- a CDS encoding AraC family transcriptional regulator gives rise to the protein MTAIRHSSRDWVLSAPQSPRMERIEAYFSGRGYDFHRHDTYAIGRTLAGVQSFHYRGELRHSMPGGSIILHPDELHDGQAGHRDGFRYRMIYVQPALLQQALGGRALPYIETGLSQDPRLFHTIDTLLRGMDRRLDDQEEEDALYDLAQAMSAVAGTPRARRSLDFAGAERARELILASLERQVTLDELSAVSGNDRWSLSRDFRALYGTSPYRYLTMRRLELARRMAAAGADLASAAAAAGFSDQSHMTRHFVRAYGLAPGAWLRMLRARAR
- a CDS encoding cupin domain-containing protein — encoded protein: MPATSTRRQAVNLAHKFSLFSEQWSQKIIAEMNDYQFKLARLQGEFIWHTHADTDEAFIVVEGELRIEFRDGEVTLRTGEMYVVPKGREHKPVAEREVKLLLVEPRGTPNTGDQGGARTTPGDVWI
- the alaC gene encoding alanine transaminase: MTQSADSRDPSRTPDVSSPASSPASSGTAIPVSFPRIERLPPYVFNITAELKMAARRRGEDIIDMSMGNPDGATPPHIVAKLVEVAQRPDTHGYSSSKGIPRLRRAIAHWYKSRYEVDFDPDSEAIVTIGSKEGLAHLMLATLDKGDTVLVPNPSYPIHIYGAVIAGANIRSVRMSPDVDFFAELERAVRESYPKPKMMVLGFPSNPTAQCVELEFFERVVALAREHNILVVHDLAYADITFDGWKAPSIMQVPGARDVAVEFFTLSKSYNMAGWRIGFMVGNSKLVAALARIKSYHDYGSFTPVQVAAIAALEGDQSCVEEIRANYEKRRNVLVKGLHEAGWMVDVPKASMYIWARIPEPYRALGSLEFSKILMEQAKVCVSPGIGFGEYGDEYVRFALIENEARIRQAVRGIKTMFKAARGG
- a CDS encoding phenylacetate--CoA ligase family protein; this encodes MANPSQILAELDALERRDAQQREEQLMQRLPQLLARAQAAPGWARILHGVDARAVRSRADLARLPVTRKSDLKALQTRETPFGGLNTTPARQLRRLFVSPGPIYDPEGHGADWWRFASPMKALGLQAGHILQNCFAYHFTPAAFMVEGAAARLGCAVIPAGIGQTELQVNAMAALKPDAYVGTPSFLKIIIEKAQEIGADISSVQRALVSAEALPPSLRAWFHEHGVPQVLQLYASADIGNIAYETMSEGAVHPGMVLDEELILEIVRPGTGDPVAAGEVGEVVVTSFNPDYPLIRFGTGDLSAVMADASPCGRTNTRIKGWMGRADQTTKVRGMFVHPSQVADVLRRHGDLIRARLVVSGEMANDVMTLHCEVGDPENPAVDVSAVAGSLREVTKLRGEVLLVGPGSLPNDGKVIEDARKYE
- a CDS encoding ABC transporter ATP-binding protein, yielding MNMNVNTSTALSINNIEVIYDHVILVLKGVSLDVPEGKIVALLGANGAGKSTTLKAISNLLRAERGDVTKGSIEFRGERVDSMTPNDLVKRGVIQVMEGRHCFGHLTVEENLLTGAYTRGISNAEVKQELEKIYDYFPRLKVRRKSQSGYTSGGEQQMTAIGRAMMAKPSMILLDEPSMGLAPQIVEEIFEIVRDLNTKEKVSFLLAEQNTMVALRYADFGYILENGRVVMEGAAQDLSDNEDVKEFYLGVSAAGRKNFRDMKFYRRRKRWLA